Proteins encoded together in one Labeo rohita strain BAU-BD-2019 chromosome 21, IGBB_LRoh.1.0, whole genome shotgun sequence window:
- the defbl2 gene encoding beta-defensin-like 2 gives MEKLGMILFVALLALFAGNVHYAEVQIQNWTCGYGGLCRRFCFDQEYIVGHHGCPRRYRCCAVRV, from the exons ATGGAGAAACTTGGCATGATTCTGTTTGTTGCATTGCTTGCACTTTTTGCAGGGAATG TGCATTATGCTGAAGTGCAGATTCAGAATTGGACATGTGGTTATGGAGGACTCTGCCGTCGCTTCTGTTTTGATCAGGAATACATTGTGGGTCACCATGGCTGTCCACGCAGATACAG atgctgtgcagtgCGGGTTTAG
- the wdr73 gene encoding WD repeat-containing protein 73, which produces MDISSDESDDWFMESLNAYKDLHLFQLEHPTKVIEWTGDKNICVAGYTGARSEILELLLPLKLYAGENQGLCAERDFKVQHGGFSEEPVENLIHIPGTRCAVTSGSSSSTLQIWDIGGDDSDVIKRTGVINLKSKSATGSKIAPGLTDEPAVLHGSCISDVELTEIATGRVLHTVAKESSDSVSGLQFVNACVFLICTSNGTLLMGDTRAPSTCHYPLEESKSGLHWSFGLRSDRIQSEASCTVARLSSSGHILLSDLRDLQSMFCQTQIKVQHSASNNDFLNISWAPVLDRCLSVSGFDGTVHIYDTMDWSTEGQSPQPVFSHRGHEMSHEGKHCDFPPVVTTHSWHQSRPKTLLSAATDGSLHVWDWVDKITDR; this is translated from the exons ATGGACATATCCTCTGATGAATCTGATGACTGGTTTATGGAGTCTCTGAACGC ATACAAAGACCTGCACTTATTTCAACTCGAGCATCCGACAAAAGTAATAGAGTGGACGGGAGACAAAA ATATTTGTGTTGCAGGATACACTGGAGCAAGAAGTGAAATCTTAGAGTTACTTCTTCCTCTTAAGTTATATGCAGGAGAAAACCAG GGTCTTTGTGCAGAAAGAGACTTCAAAGTACAGCATGGTGGGTTTTCAGAGGAACCTGTTGAGAATTTGATACATATCCCTGGAACAAG GTGTGCGGTGACTAGTGGAAGTTCTAGTTCGACGTTGCAGATTTGGGATATTGGGGGCGATGATAGTG ATGTTATAAAAAGGACTGGAGTCATAAACCTCAAGAGCAAATCAGCAACAGGCAGTAAAATAGCACCTGGATTGACAGACGAACCGGCGGTTCTTCATGGTTCTTGTATAAGTGACGTTGAGCTGACAGAGATAGCAACAGGGCGGGTTCTGCATACAGTAG CAAAAGAGTCCTCAGATTCAGTGAGTGGCTTACAGTTTGTGAACGCTTGTGTGTTTCTCATTTGTACGAGCAATGGCACTCTGCTCATGGGTGACACAAGAGCTCCCTCGACTTGTCATTATCCTCTGGAAGAGAGTAAGAGTGGTTTGCACTGGTCGTTTGGGTTGAGGAGTGACCGCATCCAGTCAGAAGCTTCCTGTACTGTAGCCAGACTCTCATCCTCCGGTCACATTCTGCTGTCTGACCTAAGAGATTTACAGAGTATGTTTTGTCAAACCCAAATAAAAGTCCAACACAGTGCATCAAACAATGACTTCCTGAACATTTCTTGGGCTCCTGTTCTTGACAGATGTCTGTCTGTGTCAG GCTTTGATGGAACAGTGCACATTTACGACACAATGGATTGGAGTACAGAGGGTCAGAGCCCCCAGCCAGTTTTTTCACACCGAGGTCATGAAATGTCACATGAAGGAAAACATTGCGATTTCCCTCCTGTTGTTACCACCCATTCTTGGCATCAATCACGACCAAAAACTCTTCTCTCAGCAGCTACGGATGGATCTCTACATGTATGGGACTGGGTGGATAAAATCACTGACAGATGA
- the LOC127153023 gene encoding sialidase-3: MGNNTPSRGIPLNDKTTLFRQEQALNKMQVTYRIPALIYIHDNQTYLAFAEKRKTPKDTDAEVLVMRTGLWEDGNKKVKWVSGHQVLTLACLPNHRSMNPCPVYERESKTLFLFFICVPFGVSESDQIKAKKNQARLCYITSQDTGKTWSVVTDLKDVISEQENNWATFGIGPGHGVQMKSGRLIIPAYVYYINSDRKKPTSYAFTFYSDDKGSTWNVGEHIEGESNECQMAEIIDDSGRSTLYCNARSKSGHRVEALSSNSGTTFDKPSDAPKLIETSDGCQGSVLNIHHPDKGTWLLYSHPTDKNDRKNLGIYVNKSPLDLTQWNLNDKINDGPSGYSDLAECAKTEYIACLMECGDKTENEEIAFKLIKINDGVDSAQMDFRLSVGNA; encoded by the exons ATGGGTAACAATACACCTTCAAGAGGCATTCCACtcaatgacaaaacaacattaTTCAGACAGGAGCAAGCACTTAATAAAATGCAGGTGACATACAGAATTCCAGCTCTCATCTATATCCATGACAATCAAACTTATCTTGCCTTTGCTGAAAAGCGTAAAACGCCAAAGGACACAGATGCAGAAGTGCTTGTGATGAGAACAGGATTGTGGGAGGATGGCAACAAAAAAGTTAAG tgggTCAGTGGTCATCAGGTACTCACTTTAGCTTGTCTACCAAACCACCGCAGCATGAATCCATGTCCGGTCTATGAGAGAGAATCCAAgaccctctttttatttttcatttgtgttccctTTGGGGTCTCTGAAagtgatcaaataaaggcaaaaaagaaCCAGGCACGACTTTGTTACATAACCAGTCAGGACACCGGTAAGACCTGGAGTGTTGTTACAGACCTGAAAGATGTGATCAGTGAGCAGGAGAACAACTGGGCCACCTTTGGTATTGGACCAGGACATGGTGTTCAAATGAAAAGTGGAAGACTCATTATCCCAGCATATGTGTATTACATTAACTCGGACAGAAAGAAGCCCACATCATATGCATTCACATTTTACAGTGATGATAAAGGAAGTACTTGGAATGTAGGAGAACATATAGAAGGCGAGTCAAATGAATGTCAGATGGCTGAGATCATAGATGACAGTGGTCGCAGTACACTGTACTGCAATGCTCGTAGTAAATCTGGCCACAGAGTTGAAGCTCTAAGCAGCAATAGTGGAACAACTTTTGACAAACCTTCAGATGCTCCGAAGCTGATAGAGACAAGTGACGGTTGCCAAGGAAGTGTGCTGAATATTCACCACCCTGATAAGGGTACATGGCTTCTTTATTCTCATCCAACcgataaaaatgacagaaagaaTCTCGGAATCTATGTGAATAAATCACCATTGGATCTTACGCAATGGAACTTGAACGACAAAATTAATGATGGTCCAAGTGGATACTCAGATCTGGCGGAGTGTGCCAAAACAGAGTACATTGCCTGTCTCATGGAATGTGGggataaaacagaaaatgaagagATAGCCTTCAAGTTGATCAAAATTAACGATGGTGTGGATTCTGCTCAGATGGACTTTCGGCTCTCGGTTggaaatgcataa